The Apium graveolens cultivar Ventura chromosome 6, ASM990537v1, whole genome shotgun sequence genome contains a region encoding:
- the LOC141668751 gene encoding dof zinc finger protein DOF1.4-like, with protein sequence MASSNMHGIDKPTQEQIQQQQQLALKCPRCDSSNTKFCYYNNYSLSQPRHFCKACKRYWTRGGTLRNVPVGGGCRKNKRVKRPAATTSTSSVAVDSSHNTSLSLLNPMTTSLKLNNPLFYMNPSSSEFNLSFDSRVDAAGGHHQFYENDLQPRLISSLGFSSSSQIVPSSDLSKSMLSSYHHLPNFGSFSSTVSNAPPTMAANSFLLPNIQQQKFVSEGVIGDARAAGGSTFLGFSYEDHMQMQGSHDDNDGISEKEFRAEESQNRINNNQIQQMRSSQSDSLFWTSNGTGSWLDPATSNTVGSSVPSLI encoded by the coding sequence ATGGCATCAAGTAATATGCATGGTATAGACAAACCAACACAAGAGCAAattcaacagcaacaacaactAGCACTAAAGTGTCCTCGCTGTGATTCATCCAACACTAAGTTTTGTTATTATAACAACTACAGTTTGTCCCAACCAAGGCATTTTTGCAAAGCTTGTAAACGTTACTGGACTCGCGGAGGAACCCTCAGAAATGTCCCGGTTGGTGGTGGTTGTAGAAAAAACAAGAGGGTTAAAAGGCCTGCAGCCACCACATCTACGTCATCGGTGGCTGTGGATTCATCTCATAATACTTCATTATCTTTATTAAATCCTATGACGACTTCCTTAAAGCTAAATAATCCTTTGTTTTATATGAACCCTAGTTCTTCCGAATTCAATCTTTCGTTCGATTCTAGGGTTGATGCTGCAGGTGGTCATCATCAGTTCTACGAAAATGATCTTCAACCTCGATTAATATCTTCTCTAGGGTTTTCATCTTCTAGCCAAATAGTACCTAGCAGTGATCTTTCTAAATCAATGCTTTCAAGTTATCATCATCTTCCTAACTTTGGATCTTTTAGCTCAACTGTTTCTAATGCTCCTCCAACAATGGCAGCTAATTCTTTTCTTTTGCCAAACATACAACAACAAAAATTTGTTTCCGAGGGTGTTATTGGAGATGCAAGAGCAGCTGGAGGTAGCACTTTTCTTGGATTCTCTTATGAAGATCACATGCAAATGCAAGGTAGTCATGATGATAATGATGGTATCTCTGAGAAGGAGTTCAGAGCAGAAGAATCTCAAAATAGGATAAATAACAATCAGATCCAACAGATGAGATCATCACAATCTGATTCTCTTTTTTGGACTTCGAATGGTACTGGTTCTTGGCTTGATCCTGCTACTAGTAATACTGTTGGTTCTTCAGTTCCTTCTTTAATCTAG